The genomic window AACCTCAAATTGTATTCAGCGAATGACCCCGTCAAAGTCCAAAATTGGTTTATCGATTTTTACTGCATTTTTTACTTTCCTGCTATTTGTTTCTTGTTCCGACGATAAAGATCAACCAGAAGCGGAAACCGGTAGTATTGAATTCACATTTACACATTACGTTGACAACGAGCCGCTGCAAATTGACACGATGAAATATGTCAATGCAGCAGGGAATCATTACCTGGTGAACGAAATTCAATATTTCATTTCAGATGTAAAATTGCATAATAGCAATGGCAATTATCTTTTAATTGATGACTGGAACACCATCCATTACGTGGACACCGACTTGCCTGAGACCCATACCTGGAAGGTTTACGATCCAATAGCGACGGGTGATTACCAGAAAATTTCCTTTATTTTTGGTATTTCAGAAGAAAAAAATCAAAGCCTGATGTTTGTGAATCCACCTGAGCGGGACATGTTCTGGCCTGAGATTTTGGGCGGGGGCTACCATTATCTTAAACTCAACGGTAAGTGGATGGCTGCCAACCGGCAAGTATTGCCATTTAATTTTCACCTCGGTATTGGCCAGATATACTCTGGTGGAGTCATTGTTCCCGATTCGATCACCGGTTTTATTCAAAACTATTTTGAGGTGGAACTGCCAAACTCAGCCTTCAACATTGCTAAAGGTGAGTCACTGCAATTGGAGATCAGAATGAATGTGGCCAACTGGTTTCAACACCCGCACATCTACAATCATGACGAATGGGGAGGTGACATTATGCAAAACCAGGCAGCCATGAAGATTGGGTGTGAGAATGGTAAACAGGATGTATTTTCGCTAATACTAAAATCTGATCTTGTTATTAATCATAAAACAGATTGAACCGAGGCTTAATTATGAACCATAAACAGAAAAATAGAAAGACTTTTTTCCATTGTTTTCAATTTCAGGATCAACAACTTGTGTCAGGAAGGTTAGCAATGATATTTTTGGCCCTCTTTTTTCTCTTCTCCTGCTCCGAAACGAACAATCCGGAGCCTTACTCTCCGACATCTTACCAAATTGAAATCCCTTATGGTTTTCCAACCAATCTGAATGTTCCTGAAGATAACCCCATGACAGTTGAGGGCATCGAACTTGGAAGAATGTTGTTCTATGATGGCCGTCTGAATGGCCGCACCCATCCAGATTCGCTGATGAGTTGCGCTACGTGCCATAGGCAGGAAAACAGTTTTGAAGTGGGTCTCCCCCGGCCTCATCCTTTCGGGATTACAGGACAAGCCACTCATCACGCCATGTTGCCACTGATTAATCTGGTGTGGAACATGGGAAATTATGGATGGAATGGGAGTGTCGGCTCCATTGAAGCTGATGTAACCGGCGTAATTTATGATCCTTCAGAATTTGACTCAACTCCTGAAAAGGTTGTAAACACAATAAAAAGTATTGACGGCTATCCGGAGCTTTTTCAAAAAGCCTTCGGAACCAACGAAGTAACAGCTGACGGTATCGCAAAAGCGATAGCTCAATTTGTCAGGACATTGATTTCGGCCAACTCGAAATTTGACCGGTACATGCGCGGTGAGTACCAGCTTAGTCCTGAAGAACTACGCGGCTTTGTGCTGTTCACAACCGAGGAGGGCGCTGACTGCTTTCATTGTCATGGCGGGTTTGGCAATCCATTGTTTACAACAAATCTTTTTTACAACAATGGCAAAGACACCGAATTTAATGATCCGTCCGACCGTTACAGCATCACGGGTAACCCTGCTGATAAAGGGGCTTATAAGGCTACAACCCTGCGAAACATCGAACTGACCGGCCCTTATATGCATGATGGCCGTTTTGCAACCCTCGATGAAGTGATTGAATTTTACTCCCACCACGTTCAAAATTCACCCTACATTGACCCGCTCATGCACCATGTAGCCAACGGCGGTATTCAACTTACCCCAAATGAAAAAACCGACCTGATGGCATTTATCAAAGCTCTGAAAGATGAAACGTTTTTGACCAACCCTGATTTTGGTAAACCCGATAATTTGCCGGGACTTTAACAATCAATTCCTCCTCTGCGCAGGCACAATAGTTTACGTACCTTTGCAGCCAAATTTTTGATAAAAAACAACCTCTCCAATGATTACAGTTTCTAACCTGGGTATCCAATTCGGAAAACGGGTATTGTTTCAGGATGTAAATATGAAGTTTACCTCCGGCAACTGCTACGGCATAATAGGCGCCAACGGTGCAGGAAAATCCACCTTCCTGAAAATGCTTACCGGCGAAATTGAAAATACCAGGGGAACTGTAACCTTTGGGCCAAATGAGCGATTGTCAGTACTCCGGCAGAACCACTCCGAATTTAATGATTTCACCGTGCTTAACACTGTACTGATGGGGCATTCAAAGCTTTGGAAAGTGATGAATGAAAAGGATGCTTTGTATGCCAAATTGGACTTTGACGAAAACGATGGCCACAAGGTCTCGGAACTGGAAGAGAAATTTGCCGAAATGGATGGATGGAATGCCGAGAGTGACGCAGCTAATTTACTCAGCGGATTGGGGATTAAAGAACTGCTTCATCACAAATTGTTGAAAGATTTGAGCGGCAAAGAAAAAGTGAAAGTGCTGCTGGCACAGGCACTTTTTGGTAAACCCGACAACCTGCTGCTCGATGAACCTACCAACGACCTTGACCTTGACACCGTTAACTGGCTCGAAAACTATCTGGCCGAGTTCGACAATACAGTGCTGGTTGTTTCCCACGACAGGCACTTTCTCGATTCAATCTGCACCCATATTGTGGATATCGACTTTAACCGCATTCAACAATTCCCCGGTAATTATACTTTTTGGTATGAATCGAGTCAATTGGCACTCAGGCAACAACTGGCACAAAACAAAAAGGCAGAAGACCGTAAAAAAGAATTGCTCGAGTTCATCGCCCGTTTCAGTGCCAACGCTTCAAAATCAAAACAAACGACCAGCCGTAAAAAGATGATCGAGAAGCTGAACATCGAAGAAATCAGACCCTCAACCCGCAAGTATCCCGGTATCATTTTTACCCCTGAGCGCGAACCGGGAAATAATATTCTCGAAGTAAAAGGGCTTACTAAAAGTTTGAATGGCACTTTGCTATTTAAAAACCTGAGTTTTACGCTGCAGAAAGATGATAAAATTGTGTTCCTCTCAAAGGATACCCGCGCCATGACTATCCTGTTTGAAATCCTCAAAGGCCATGTTCAACCCGACAGTGGAACTTTTGAGTGGGGACAAACAATATTGAAAGCTTATCTCCCGCTGGAATACGAACACCTTTTCCAGACAGACATGAGCCTGGCTGACTGGTTAGGGCAATTCTCTACGGATACTTCCGAACTGTACCTCAGGGGTTTTTTGGGGAAAATGTTGTTTTCGGGTGAAGAAATCTACAAGAAAGCAAATGTGCTTTCGGGCGGAGAAAAAGTGCGTTGTATGATTGCACGGATGATGATCCGTAATGCCAACGTGATGCTGCTTGATTCGCCCACAAACCACCTCGACCTTGAATCCATCCAGGCTTTCAACAACACCCTCATTAAATTCAAAGGTAACATCCTGATGTCTTCGCACGATCATGCTTTCATTCAGACAGTCTGCAACCGTGTGATCGAAATCGGCCCAAAAGGAATGATTGATAAGCTGATGAATTATGATGATTACATCAGCAATGACAAACTAAAGGAACAACGGGCTGAATTGTACTTTTAGAAGGAGAATTGGCAGAACTGTGTTTTTGATGAGAAAGAAGGATTCACTTGAATCAGAGATACAACTGGTCCAATAATTTTCAATTTCTAACAAAATACCTTTGAACGAAATTTCCATTTAATCTTGCAGCTTAATTATAAATAATACAACTATGCAAACAATCCTTGGCGCCGGTGGAAATATCGGCAATGAACTGGCAAAATCCCTGACGAAATTTACAACAGACATTCGCCTGGTAAGCCGCAACCCGAAAAAAGTCAACAACACCGATCAAATTATGGCTGCTGACCTCACTGACCCCAATCAGGTTGATAAGGCTGTCGAAGGATCGGAGGTGGTTTATGTAACCATTGCTTTCGATTACAAAGCCAAAATCTGGAAAGAAACATGGCCACCGCTGATGAAAGCCGTAATTCAAAGTTGTAAAAAGCATAAGGCAAAGCTGGTTTTCTTCGACAACATGTATATGTATGATTGCAATCATTTATCAACGATGACCGAAGAAACCCCGGTCAGACCAACAAGCGAAAAAGGCGAAGTCCGTCGGCAGGTGGCGGCGATGGTAATGGATGAGGTTAATAATGGAAATCTTACCGCATTGATTGCCAGGGCGCCCGATTTTATTTCACCCACAAACAGCATACTAACCCAGAGCGTTTATGGAAATCTGAAAAAAGGAAAAAAAGCTGACTGGTTTGCTGATGCAGATAAAATCCATAACTTCATTTACTGGGTGGATGCAGCCAAAGCTACAGCATTACTCGGAAACACCCCGGATGCATATGGCCAGGTGTGGCATTTGCCATCAATCAAAGACAAACTTACTGGTAAACAATGGGTTGAACTTGTTGCCAAAGCGCTGAATGACGAACCTAAAATTGCAGTGCTTCCGGTCTGGATGATGAGCATTGTTGGACTATTTATTCCGATCATCAGGGAATTCAGGGAAATGGCTTACCAGTACGATCGGGATTATTATTTCGACAGCAGCAAGTTTGAGAAAAGATTCGGTTACCAGGCTTTTACTGCAGAAGAAGCGATCAGAGAACTCATCCGGTACATGGAGAAAAAGTAAAAAAATCAATTTTACTGCGCTTTTCTTCAGTGAACAGGGGCATAGTGTAAAGCAAAAAAAACAAAAACCCACTGACGGTCAATGCCATTCAGTGGGTTTTTTAGTTGAGGTACCAAGCGGATTCGAACCGCTGTACACGGTTTTGCAGACCGTTGCCTAACCACTCGGCCATGGTACCTTGTGTATTTTCAGGGGTGCAAAAATAAAGTTTTTATCTATTTGGAAGTCACCTTAATCAAATAAACTTGAAATTTTTAAATAAATGAGATCAACAGGCTGTTTTTCGCCAATTCAAAAGCAAGACAGTTTGGGAAGACAACAGGTAGTAGATTCTGATCTTGCCTGAAGTAGCATGAATGAGAGCAGAATTCCATTGAATGTATCACTAAAAAGTGCAGTTGAACTGGATTTGATGAATTTTCGCAACTAAGTTCTATCATGCAGTTTGGTATCATTCAGTAATCACACCTGTAAAAATCAATTGACCCTGAAGTACCAGCTCAAGGTGAACCAAAGCACTTGGTTAATACCATTATAAGTAATATCCGACATGCGAAAATCAGGTCCGATTTCAACCTTGTTTTGTTTATCAACTTCATAGCCTATCAGCGCCACCAGTCTTATTTCAAGGCCGGTTTCATTGTTTTCGAATTCACCAAGATATTCGTTGCTTGCTTTAAAGTAAAACTCTTTGGGGTCAACATTATCGCCCGAAAGTGGTTTTTCGGCTGTAATCCGGTAACGGGCACGGATTTCCCAGTTGCCATCCGGATCTAAGGTCTGGTCTGAAGCAAACCGATGTCCCAACCGGAATGCATCTAAATTATTGACGATCGAATATTGTTGAATAAACCTGTGGAAGATTTGGTCTTCGCGGCTCCGGTAAAGATATCCTCCAGTGAGGGAATGATTTAAATGGGTTTTGAGGGACAAATATACCGCGGCATCAACAACCTGAATCTTGTAATCAAATTTACCTTCTCCGTTGCCCGGATTATCATACAAAAGATTTCGTGATTCTATATTTCCGGTCAACTTAAGATCACCGGATATCTTCGCTGATACATTGATTTTTGGGAGAATTCCTGCTCTGAACCGATCCTGTACAAAACCATTCAAACCATAAATCATGAAGATCATAAGCATGAGCCATCTGTACATCTTAACCCTTTCTCCCATCTTTTAAAACTCCATATTGTTCATGTTCCGCAGGTCGATTTCAAGCATTTTTTCCAGACCACCACTGTCGGAAAACAAAAGTTCAAATGCAGCAAAATGATGTTCAGTGCGGGTTTCGATCACCAACTCATATTTTTGTTCAAAGGTTTTTGAGGAGCCTCCCGAAACAATCAATTCCGATAGCACCGGTTCAGGAGCTACCCACTGCACCTGGGTTTTAAGCACCTTATAGGTCCCGAATTTTTCGATCAATAAATCGGTAATCTGTTGTTTTATTAAAAAAGTCAGACTGTCGAATTCAATGGTTTTTTCCACGTCGAGCAACATACCAGCCGAATCGAATTCAATACTGAATTTGTAACCGCGGAATTTTGTTTTAGCCTCTAACGTTTTACCATCATGGCTTTCCTCAGCATACCATTTTACTTTAACACCCGGCAGGGTTAAATTGGTAAAATTCAAGGCATTTTCGGGAACCTGCTTTTCTTTGATGCGATACTCGCGCTCAAATTTCACCTGTCCGAAAAGGTCTTCTGAAAGAAGTAATACAAAAATCAATAATCCTAAATACGAAACCAGCTTCATAAAATGATTTAAACCTTTTGATTTGTATGTAAACAAAAATAGGATTTAAAAGTTGATCAAGGTATCAAATAGTCCGTAGAGGGGGATTTTGTTACCGCTGAAGGTGTCAAAAGGTTACTTAGTCTTCATGGAATCATCGGTTGAAGACTTGAAAGAAATCTACTGTTACATAGCGACTGAACCTGTTCGTTTCGCATCCATAACTGTCAGCAAAGTATACAACAGAGCTCAAATATTGGCTTTTAATCCGTAATTACTTCTAAGCCCCCACCGCCTTCAGCGCTTCGTAAACCAAAAATGCCGGCCAGACCAGCGCTTTGAGAAATCCGAGCACTCCCATCCAAAAAGAAGTTGCTGTTGAAATGAAATAAATGGCTGCGCCGATTAATCCCAGCCCGTAAACTGCACTGGCCGAGCCGCTTCCGTGATCCTGAGTTTTCATAATTTTCTGCTTTAAAGTTGATTGTTAATGGTTAACTAATTTGTCCAATGATCACTACGTAGTTTTTCCCCCATTTTTTGGAACATTTGGGGCAGGTGGTGTACCAGGTGTAGGTTTTCTTCAGGTCGTGGCCCCTCCCTTTTACATAGGCAGCGAAATCCTTCATCCATTTCCCGGTATCTTTAAATGGTCCTTCGTAAACTTTGCTGAGAAATTTCCCTGAGAGATTTAAATTCTCAGCATTTTTCACTTCCCGGTCAACGGCGAGGTAAAGATCCATGTTCCACATCGAAGTGTGGTCGGAAAGGCAGAGCCAGTCAGGCATTTTGGCGCCAGCGGCATCCACTTTGGCGTTCAGCCGTTTCATGGCAGCGCCAAAATTCACCGGCATGTAAAACAGGGTGAAAACCTTGTCTTTAATAAACTGTTTATTGTTCCATTCGAAAAGCTTGTCATCCCAGGGAGCCGGATCGAACTGCGGGCAACATTCCGGAGTTTCATCTTTTTGTGTCATAGCTTAATTTTTTAAAGGTTAATGGTTAAGAAGAAATTTTAGGTCAGTTGACCTTTTTCAGGCCTCAAAATTACACTTTTCAGAATTCAATCTTGTAAGAAATTTGAGGGAAAAGCAATCTTTCCTTATCCTCCTCAATCTGATTGGTTTTCAGGTTGTATTTGTATCCGTAAAACTCGTCACTTCCGATAATATTGACCAATTGCACCGACCAGATACTTGCAAATTTCGGCTTGTTTTTGCGGTAATTGAATCCAAGATGGAGGTGGAAGTTATCCGGTTTTTGGTCGGAAAATGCCTGCCTTTCGTCGTAAATGATATCTCTGGCCTGGTGTGATGCAGCTTCATCCACCGGACTAATTTTATCGCCGCCCATCATCACGAACCTGCCATTGAGACTCAACTGATTTTTATTCATTTTCCCTACATTCCATTCTTTTCCGGCCAGCAGGTTCAGCACATAGCCTTTGTTAAACCGCGAATCCCTGCGGATGCCATCTCCGCCTTCGTATGTTGACTGAAACAGCGAGCCGGTAACCAGGTAATAAAAGCCACGACGCATAAATTGTTCCAGCGTCAGGTCAATCCCGAAATTATCCCCTTTTCCGTTGTTGATGAGCATTTCATCAATGAACCAGTCCATTTCGAGGTTGATCATCGAAAATGAAGAACTGTCAATGACCGGTATGTTGTACAATTGCTGATAGTAGGGTTCAGCCGTGAAATGGGTAAATTCGTTGATGTTCCATTTGTAGGCAAACACCAGGTGATTCGCACGGCCGGGTTTCAGGTCGTTGTTTGGAAACATAGTTATACCTTCATCTTCACGGGTAATAAAATAGACCTGAAGCATTTCCATCATGCTGTGATTGCTGATGCCCAGACCAATGGAATGTTGGGGTAAAAACTGGTAATTCAGGCCAATCCTCGGTTCAAAGGTGAGCGATCCGTTCAGGGTAAAGTGCTGGAGATAGGCGCCTGCGTTCAAGGTCAGTTGGTTGCTGAAGGCATAATTTGATTGCGCATAACCCTGTAACAGGTAACTATTTCCATCGCTTTTGGAGATTTGCTGTAATGGAGCTCCCAGTGTTTCTGCTTCCCGGATATCCACCCGGTAAAAGAGATTGCTTACTGTAACGCCGCTTCGCAACGTGTGTTTGGCACTCAGCTTTTTGTTGACATAAGTTGAAAAGGCAATTTTAACCTGATCATTGACAATGTATTGGTCTTGCTGCAGGACATTATTTCCATCCAACTGATCCTGAATCCATTCAAGACCGTTTCCTGTAACCGAAAGTGAACTGTTGATGTAGGCCGAGTTACCCAAAACTTTCCGGTAATTCAGGCCGGTTGCTCCCATATATTGCCGGTTTAAAAGTTCCTGTAAATCCTGGGCATACTGCCTGTCGTCCGGATCATTGGGTTCAAGTCCTGAAATATCCCATGCGCCGATTCCCCACCATGAGAGGACGCCGCCTTTTTTAAGAGGAAAATTCAGCTTGAACGACAAATCCTGGAAGCGGTTGCCTGCAGCGTCATCAGGGAGCAATGGGGCAATGAAAACGAAAGTGGAGAAGCGATAATTGAACAGATAGGAAGACTGCGAAACTTTTGAAAAAGGCCCTTCAGAAGCGATGTCAATACCAAGGGTCCCCAGTTGAACAGCATGTTCGTATTTTTCATTGTTACCGGTTCTCATCCTGATATCGAAAACCCCCGAAAGACCATTGCCATATTCTGCCGGCCAGGCGCCGGTGTAGAAGTCCGAGTTGGCCAACAGTTGCGCACTTAAAGCAGTAAACGCCCCACCCCCAAATGAAATGACATTGGCATAGTGATTAGGATTGGCAATTTGCACTCCTTCCATCTGCCACAAAATTCCTTTGGAGGCATTTCCCCTGACGATGATGGCGTTGCCATTCAACCCGCCGGCTACTCCTGCAAACGACTGCACAAGTTGGGCCGGGTCATCCACGCTGCCGGCATACCGGCGCGCTTCTTCAACACTGATTTGCCGCGCACTTACCGTAGCCATCGAATTCAGTGGCTTGTCTTTGTCCTGTCCGGCTACAATTTCCACAACATCCATCTGCTGTATGGATTCCTTCAAACCGGCATTGATAATCACTTCTTTCGCCGACCCTACAACAATCTCCCGCAACCAAAGCGGCTCATAACCGACGAATCGCACCACTATGTCATAACGCCCAACCGGAACTTTCTCAATCTGGAAATATCCGTCCTGATCAGTGGAAGACCCGATCAGCGGGTCTGTGCCATTCAGAACTACGGTAGCTCCCGGCAGTGAAATTCCGGACTCGCTGTCAACCACCCGACCTTTCACAGTTTGATGTAATTGCTGCGCTGTGCTGATCCCATGAATTGAAATAAGGATCAGTAAAAACCAAAACTTCTTTTTAAACATGTCCATTTTTTTACGTTAATTTGAAGCTGCAAAATTGCGATTGCGGCCAGGATGCTGCAATACTGAAAAATCAGTATTTTATGAATGAACGTTTAGCCAAAGCTCTAAAAAAGTACGATCAAATATTTAAGGCTCAGCATTTTGATGAGTCGGAACTGGATTATTCTATCATGGAGCAGCAGGCGCCGTTTTTTGACATGCTCGACAAGATTGACAACAGCATCATCACCGTATTTGATCTCTTTAAACGCAAGCATATTTATATTTCGCCGAAGTTTGAAACTTTTTTGGGTTACAGTGTTTCCACTGCCCACGAAACCGGAACTGATTACTTCAACCAAATGATCCATCCCGAGGATTTTATCTTGCTCACCGAAGCAGGTGTTTACTTCATGGAAATGGGGTTAAACTTACCGGCAGAAAAAATCAGGGAGTATAAGCTCATTACTTCATTCAGAATGAAAAAGGCTGATGGCGCTTTAATCCGTGTCCTCGAGCAGCAAAGCCTGCTGGAGTTTGATAAACGGGGAAATTTTTGGCTAGCGCTGAGTGTTTTGGATTTTTCGCCTGAACAGGATTTGGAATCACCGGCACAATCGCGGCTATTGAACTTTAAAACCGGCGAGTTGTATCATTTCCCTCCGAAAAATTTCATTGCAAACGACGAACTGCTCACCAACAGGGAAAAAGAGGTACTCGCATTGCTCTCGAAGGGATTTATCAGCAAGCAGATTGCCGACAAACTTTTCATCAGCGTAAACACCGTAAATACCCACCGTCAGCGAATCATCGAAAAGCTTGATGTAGCCAACACTGCCGAGGCCATCAATTACAGTCTGAAAATAGGATTGATTTAAGCTAATAAATGGCAGGACTGATTTCCCGCATAATTGATGAAATTTGCCATTTTGTTGTTGTTGTTTTTTAATGTGTGTGATTCAGCGGCAATTCACACCAGAATGTTTCTGAAAAAATGAAACAATCAAGGAACTGATTCACCGGGTGGTTGTTTTAGGAAAATTTATTAATTTTGAAATCATTAATTATCGGTGAAAATGAAGAAATTACAATTGATTGTCCTCTTTTTTTGGTTTATTGCAACCAATGGTTTCAGCCAGGAATTTTATAACATCAATGTGATCAATACCATCGAAATCGAGTTTGAAGAAGAAAACTGGAACCAGATTTTGCACCAGCTTGTTGCCAATGGTCTTGAAGAACGATTGGTGGGATTGGCAATCATCAATGGCGTAAGTTACGACAGTGTGGGGGTGCGTTACAAAGGCAACAGCTCTTACAGTCCTAACAGGGTTAAAAATCCCCTCAACATCAAACTGGATTACATCATTGATGACCAAAAACTTGATGGTTATGGCACCCTGAAACTGTCCAACGGATTCAAAGATCCCAGTCTGGTGCGCGAAACACTGGGCTATGAAATTGTCCGAAAGTACCTGCCTGCCAGCCTTTCCAATTATGCCAATGTGTACATCAACGGTTTACATTTAGGGCTTTATACCAGCAACCAGGATGTGGATAACTTCTTCATGCATACGCACCTTGGTGTGAGCGACAAAGCACGGATAAAAGGCGAGATGTCTGGGCCTAACCAGGGTGTATGGAAATACCTTGGTGCTGATTCGGCAATTTATGCTACTCAGTATCAACTCGAATCGGATTATGGCTGGTTAAAGCTGGTGAATTTCATTGACACGCTGAATAACCATAACGAGCATGTGGAAAATTTGCTGAACGTGGATCGTTTGCTGTGGATGCTGGCTTACGATATTTTGTTGGTTAATCTTGACGCGCCTGTTAACATGCCCCAGAACTATTATCTTTTTGAAGATTTGGCCGGCAGATTCAATATCATTCCCTGGGATTTGAACGAAACCTTTGGCGTATTTGCCAGTGTTGCCGGTGGCCAGCCCCTTAATCTTTACCAGCTGCAGACGCTTGACCCTTTTTTCAATATCAACAACATCAATTACCCAATCATCAACAAAATCCTGAATAATCAGCGGTACAAAAGAAGTTACATTGCCCACATGAAGACGATTCTTGAAGAGCTGTTTGCAAGCGGCTGGTATCTCCAACGGGCATTGGAAATTCAGGCCATCATTGATCAGGCGGTTCAAAACGATCCAAACAAATTATACACCTACGAACAATTTCTGAACAACATTCACAATACTGTGGGAGGAGGTCCGCCGCCCAACCAGATGCCTGTTCCGGGGATTACCCAGGTTATGGAAACACGTATTCAATTCCTGAACAACCATCAATGGTTTCAGGCCATCGCTCCTGAGATCACAAATATTGAATATTCACCCGAACTTATCAATGCCGGCGATGAAATTTGGATAAAGGCACAGGTAGAAAGTGCTACCCTTGTGGAACTGGCTTACCGATCTGAAAATAGCCCGGTTTTTCAAAGGGCGCCAATGTTTGATGATGGCAACCACAATGACGGGCTTGCAGGCGACGGTATTTTCGGAGTTTCGGTAATTGCTGGATATACTGAAATTATCTATTTTATTTTCGCCGAAAACAGCGTGGCAGCCTCTTTTTCTCCAGAACGCGCAGAATATGAATTCTATAAAATCCCTGTTTTAAGTGGCTTGGTGATTAATGAGTTTATGGCCGATAATGTTTCAATTGTAACTGACCAGGATGGAGATTATGATGACTGGATTGAGCTATTTAACAACGGCACAGAAACCCTTAACCTTGAGGGCTATTTTCTAAGCGACAAATTGGATCAACCAGACAAATGGGCATTTCCGGATACAACCATCTCACCCGGAGGATTCCTCATCGTTTGGGCCGACGAGGATTTAGAACAAGTCGGGCTTCATGCTGATTTTAAACTTTCAAAATCAGGAGAAAGCATACTCTTGTCAAATCCAGAACTCGAAGCGGTGGATGTGCTCACTTTTGGCCAGCAGCAAACCGATATCTCGACGGGAAGATTCCCGAACGGAACCGGAGAATTCATTTTAATGATCCCAACTTTTGGTGTAGAGAATGTTGATATTCTGACCAATGGTGATGAGCCGGATATTAGCAGTCATCTTTCAATGGAAGTCTTTCCAAACCCTTTCGGCAATAGCCTGAGTATTACATTTGATATTGATCAGAATGCCCAAATAAGTTTGGTAATGATGAATCTCTTCGGGCAGTCAAAAATGATCATTAATAACCTCAGCCTGCCTTCCGGTACTCACAAGTACCAAATCGAAACCACGACTCTTCCTCCTGGTTTATGGATTGTCAGGTTGGCCGCCAATGGTCGCATAAATGATGATATTATGGTTAAAGCCATAAGATATCAAACACCGTGAAATCTGCAAAAAGAATAATAAGATTCGATGAATGGCATATCATTTTATTGTCGATTTTTACTGTACCGGCAGATCATCAAATTTTGTCAACCGTTTCGTCGAAATAATAAATGTCTTGATCGAAATACACCATTTTTGATGGAATAAACGTTTTTTCAGACAACCTCTAAAGCAATTCAAAATGAAAACAAATGTTGCATTGATCGCTTTCTGCATTTTTCTCGTTTTTCTTGCAGGGTGTATTCCCTCCATTCACCCACTCTATCATGAGGAAGATATCGTCTTTAAACCCGAACTGCTTGGCTCGTGGCAACAGGACGATGCAAAATGGGTATTTGAGCAAAGTGGTGAAGATGGCTACTTGCTAAAGTTTTATGAAGACAACAATTTGATCAATGAAAACCA from Bacteroidales bacterium includes these protein-coding regions:
- a CDS encoding helix-turn-helix transcriptional regulator, with the protein product MNERLAKALKKYDQIFKAQHFDESELDYSIMEQQAPFFDMLDKIDNSIITVFDLFKRKHIYISPKFETFLGYSVSTAHETGTDYFNQMIHPEDFILLTEAGVYFMEMGLNLPAEKIREYKLITSFRMKKADGALIRVLEQQSLLEFDKRGNFWLALSVLDFSPEQDLESPAQSRLLNFKTGELYHFPPKNFIANDELLTNREKEVLALLSKGFISKQIADKLFISVNTVNTHRQRIIEKLDVANTAEAINYSLKIGLI
- a CDS encoding CotH kinase family protein codes for the protein MKKLQLIVLFFWFIATNGFSQEFYNINVINTIEIEFEEENWNQILHQLVANGLEERLVGLAIINGVSYDSVGVRYKGNSSYSPNRVKNPLNIKLDYIIDDQKLDGYGTLKLSNGFKDPSLVRETLGYEIVRKYLPASLSNYANVYINGLHLGLYTSNQDVDNFFMHTHLGVSDKARIKGEMSGPNQGVWKYLGADSAIYATQYQLESDYGWLKLVNFIDTLNNHNEHVENLLNVDRLLWMLAYDILLVNLDAPVNMPQNYYLFEDLAGRFNIIPWDLNETFGVFASVAGGQPLNLYQLQTLDPFFNINNINYPIINKILNNQRYKRSYIAHMKTILEELFASGWYLQRALEIQAIIDQAVQNDPNKLYTYEQFLNNIHNTVGGGPPPNQMPVPGITQVMETRIQFLNNHQWFQAIAPEITNIEYSPELINAGDEIWIKAQVESATLVELAYRSENSPVFQRAPMFDDGNHNDGLAGDGIFGVSVIAGYTEIIYFIFAENSVAASFSPERAEYEFYKIPVLSGLVINEFMADNVSIVTDQDGDYDDWIELFNNGTETLNLEGYFLSDKLDQPDKWAFPDTTISPGGFLIVWADEDLEQVGLHADFKLSKSGESILLSNPELEAVDVLTFGQQQTDISTGRFPNGTGEFILMIPTFGVENVDILTNGDEPDISSHLSMEVFPNPFGNSLSITFDIDQNAQISLVMMNLFGQSKMIINNLSLPSGTHKYQIETTTLPPGLWIVRLAANGRINDDIMVKAIRYQTP
- a CDS encoding TonB-dependent receptor; its protein translation is MDMFKKKFWFLLILISIHGISTAQQLHQTVKGRVVDSESGISLPGATVVLNGTDPLIGSSTDQDGYFQIEKVPVGRYDIVVRFVGYEPLWLREIVVGSAKEVIINAGLKESIQQMDVVEIVAGQDKDKPLNSMATVSARQISVEEARRYAGSVDDPAQLVQSFAGVAGGLNGNAIIVRGNASKGILWQMEGVQIANPNHYANVISFGGGAFTALSAQLLANSDFYTGAWPAEYGNGLSGVFDIRMRTGNNEKYEHAVQLGTLGIDIASEGPFSKVSQSSYLFNYRFSTFVFIAPLLPDDAAGNRFQDLSFKLNFPLKKGGVLSWWGIGAWDISGLEPNDPDDRQYAQDLQELLNRQYMGATGLNYRKVLGNSAYINSSLSVTGNGLEWIQDQLDGNNVLQQDQYIVNDQVKIAFSTYVNKKLSAKHTLRSGVTVSNLFYRVDIREAETLGAPLQQISKSDGNSYLLQGYAQSNYAFSNQLTLNAGAYLQHFTLNGSLTFEPRIGLNYQFLPQHSIGLGISNHSMMEMLQVYFITREDEGITMFPNNDLKPGRANHLVFAYKWNINEFTHFTAEPYYQQLYNIPVIDSSSFSMINLEMDWFIDEMLINNGKGDNFGIDLTLEQFMRRGFYYLVTGSLFQSTYEGGDGIRRDSRFNKGYVLNLLAGKEWNVGKMNKNQLSLNGRFVMMGGDKISPVDEAASHQARDIIYDERQAFSDQKPDNFHLHLGFNYRKNKPKFASIWSVQLVNIIGSDEFYGYKYNLKTNQIEEDKERLLFPQISYKIEF